One window from the genome of Osmerus eperlanus chromosome 1, fOsmEpe2.1, whole genome shotgun sequence encodes:
- the LOC134029668 gene encoding transmembrane reductase CYB561D2 isoform X2 translates to MAKLSTSEPRVYGYVRVACGILTHLACVAFTALTAVVSRPGTSLFSWHPFFMTLALPHKTKGRFHWLLQGLCATCATLGLAAICYNKHLNGKPHFHSWHGLLGVVTVCGVALQSLAALPLIYTSLARGWSLARLKRYHATCGLVVYLLGSASLFLGACSAWFTGSVVGHTWYLAALCPALCALAVMSQVTDAYMAKKHFQS, encoded by the exons ATGGCCAAGTTATCCACCTCAGAGCCTCGAGTCTACGGCTATGTGAGAGTCGCATGTGGAATATTGACTCATCTGGCGTGTGTTGCCTTCACGGCGTTAACTGCTGTGGTGTCACGACCAGGAACTA GTTTGTTCTCTTGGCATCCCTTCTTCATGACACTAGCC CTTCCACACAAAACCAAGGGCCGCTTCCACTGGCTCCTGCAGGGGCTCTGTGCCACCTGTGCCACCCTGGGCTTGGCTGCCATCTGCTACAACAAGCACCTGAACGGCAAACCCCACTTCCACTCCTGGCACGGTCTGCTGGGTGTGGTGACGGTGTGCGGTGTGGCGCTGCAGTCCCTGGCTGCCCTGCCCCTCATCTACACCTCTCTGGCCAGGGGCTGGTCCCTCGCCAGACTCAAGAGGTACCACGCCACCTGTGGCCTGGTGGTTTACCTGTTGGGCAGCGCCAGCTTGTTCCTGGGCGCCTGTTCAGCGTGGTTCACAGGCTCCGTGGTGGGGCACACCTGGTACCTGGCCGCCCTGTGCCCCGCCCTCTGCGCCCTTGCCGTCATGAGCCAGGTGACCGATGCTTACATGGCCAAGAAACACTTCCAGTCCTGA
- the rad54l2 gene encoding helicase ARIP4, which produces MSEEAISGSDLEPSVNSEEEDVEDEEEEMEEDDDDDNDGDDEDDVAERPHSGQTSAAESEADASRGGLDSPSATSPSGEPSSSEPPSRPSSTTHTPSPSQPSSRPHTPSHSQPSSRPHTPSHSQPTSRPHTPSHLLPLACPDKPRPGKPKKQRSSKSSKSSKSSKSSKPSKLSKPAHMRKNIRKLLKEHQLEAVTQTAQQEEMERRRRLEQQRKDFPALPPPPPPVPVPVLEPQPEETACKSEDVSQVVSGFLSREEVICLDSSNSSSGEEEEEEEEDTKPPAPFIGGDVIELSSGDEDALQISSESGEEDVEGAGGMESSGAHINDTHNLPDAQGRVLVNINHPAEEEDLFLAPQLARAVKPHQVGGIRFLYDNLVESLERYSSSSGFGCILAHSMGLGKTLQVISFTDILLRHTQAHTVLAIVPVNTLQNWLAEFNLWLPAREALPPDRDPASVTPRSFKVHILNDEHKTTVSRARVVEDWSRDGGVLLMGYEMYRLLSLKKSFVGGKKRKSKKPTGPIIIDLDEEDRQQELMKGIEKAIARPGPDVVICDEGHRIKNYHASTSQALKNIRSRRRVVLTGYPLQNNLIEYWCMVDFVRPDFLGTRQEFSNMFERPILNGQCMDSTPQDMRLMRYRSHVLHSLLEGFVQRRGHDVLRDQLPSKDEHVILVRLSPLQRALYTEFMNRFREAGNSGWLGLNPLKAFCVCCKIWNHPDVLYETLQKENLANEQDLDLDDLSSSTARSASRAKAGDAAARINATTLPALNPIQERANQTITYEWAKDIMTNYQMGVLENSAKMLLLFHLIEESVRAGDKILVFSQSLSTLTVIEDFLSKRPLPHCGAANYNYSQTWVRNLNYYRLDGSTSASERERLINHFNDPDNSSAWVFLLSTRAGCLGVNLIGANRVVVFDASWNPCHDAQAVCRVYRYGQKKPCHIYRLVCDFTLEKKIYDRQVSKQGMSDRVVDDLNPVLNFTRKEVESLLHFVEEEPDPAGASLEPPAGTEAVLQQACLLYPHLITKPPFHHESLLVDRKEMKLTKAEKRAAKKSYEDEKRASVPYSRPSYAHYYPTSDQPLTNIPAFSQRNWRPTGRGDNKPVASVRPVQATPVPMMPRQVHAGSSSTFPVNYLQKAGVYVQRIVTTTDIVIPGANSTSDVQARIGAGESIHVIKGSKGTYIRTSDGRIFAIRSGKISRPADGGSASSRDSQGSLLHSNGCSSPAEQSPNSGQRPSPPDSPEILRELGCYPVPPADSSATGTHIPSNPDPAPANAATGDTGANSRHGQMLDLRQGLDILIPPLDVHGSKRKVAPMGERGGKRGKRGSAVSRYPGMSLSGGLSYPQAGGLNPGSLMGALGHMSHPLLMGVGGAGAGGGDAAGGSSSGSSYLQNPGQALCDLQAMFPTAETNFLGPATGNGHLPSSSSSAFSSTTTTMASLPPASSSSSLPPYLLNPSMAGLLSGFPLTYSQSLLSQPRMYPGSMHLPGAGMLSSATPSSTVSSYQAHYPGSPSSLLGAALSQPDSYPHDLAAAENGGSSSDDDVIEVTGQ; this is translated from the exons ATGTCAGAAGAGGCGATCTCAGGAAGTGACCTGGAACCCAGTGTCAACAGCGAGGAAGAGGATGTGGAagacgaagaggaggagatggaggaagatgatgatgatgacaatgaTGGAGACGATGAAGACGACGTTGCTG agCGGCCTCACAGTGGCCAGACCAGTGCTGCAGAGTCGGAGGCTGATGCCTCCAGGGGAGGCCTGGACTCCCCCTCAGCCACCTCACCCTCCGGAGAGCCCTCCTCATCTGAGCCTCCATCAaggccctcctccaccacccacaccccctccccctcccaaccctcctccagaccccacaccccctctcactcccagccctcctccagaccccacaccccctcccactcccagcccacctccagaccccacaccccctctcacctcctgccCCTGGCCTGCCCAGACAAGCCCCGACCGGGAAAGCCTAAGAAACAGAGGTCCTCCAAGTCTTCAAAGTCTTCAAAGTCGTCCAAATCATCTAAACCCTCCAAGCTCTCCAAACCGGCACACATGAGGAAGAATATCAG GAAGCTGCTGAAAGAGCACCAGCTGGAGGCAGTGACCCAGACAGCCcagcaggaggagatggagagacgcCGCCGTCTGGAGCAACAGAGGAAGGActtccctgccctgcctcctccacccccacctgtaCCTGTACCTGTACTGGAGCCACAGCCAG AAGAGACAGCCTGCAAGTCAGAGGATGTGTCCCAGGTGGTGTCTGGATTCCTGTCCAGAGAGGAAGTCATTTGTCTggacagcagcaacagcagctctggggaggaggaggaggaggaggaggaggataccAAGCCCCCAGCCCCGTTCATCGGAGGCG acGTGATCGAGCTGAGCTCTGGAGACGAGGATGCGCTGCAGATCAGCAGTGAGTCTGgggaggaggatgtggagggggcggggggcatgGAGAGCAGTGGTGCCCACATCAACGACACCCACAACCTCCCTGACGCCCAGGGCCGAGTCCTGGTCAACATCAACCACCCCGCCGAGGAGGAAGACCTGTTCCTGGCTCCCCAGCTGGCACGGGCCGTCAAACCCCATCAG gtggGAGGGATACGCTTCCTGTATGATAACTTGGTGGAGTCTCTGGAGCGCTACAGCAGCAGCTCTGGGTTTGGCTGCATCCTGGCCCACAGCATGGGGCTGGGTAAGACCCTGCAGGTCATCTCCTTCACAGACATCCTGCTGAGGCACACCCAGGCTCACACCGTGCTGGCCATCGTCCCC gtgaACACGCTGCAGAACTGGCTGGCTGAGTTTAACCTTTGGCTCCCTGCCCGTGAAGCACTGCCCCCCGACAGGGACCCAGCCTCCGTCACACCGCGCTCCTTCAAGGTCCACATCCTCAACGACGAACACAA aaccACGGTGTCCCGTGCCAGGGTGGTGGAGGACTGGtccagggatggaggggtgctgCTGATGGGCTATGAGATGTACCGCCTGCTCTCCCTGAAGAAGAGCTTTGTGGGAGGCAAGAAGAGGAAGTCCAAGAAGCCCACTGGACCAATCATCATCGACCTGGACGAGGAGGACAGGCAACAGGAGCTCAtgaagg ggatCGAGAAGGCCATCGCGCGTCCTGGCCCAGATGTGGTGATCTGCGACGAGGGCCACCGCATCAAGAACTACCACGCCAGCACCTCCCAGGCCCTGAAGAACATCCGCTCCCGGCGCCGTGTGGTCCTGACCGGCTACCCGCTGCAGAACAACCTGATTGAGTACTGGTGCATGGTGGACTTCGTCAGGCCCGACTTCCTGGGCACACGGCAGGAGTTCAGCAACATGTTCGAGAGGCCTATTCTGAACGGCCAGTGCATGGACAGCACGCCGCAGGACATGCGCCTGATGCGATACCGCAGCCACGTACTGCACAGCCTGCTGGAGGGGTTCGTCCAGAG GCGTGGTCATGACGTGCTGAGGGACCAGCTGCCCTCCAAGGACGAGCATGTGATCCTGGTCAGGCTTTCCCCCCTGCAGAGGGCGCTCTACACAGAGTTCATGAACCGCTTCAGAGAGGCAGGAaactctggctggctgggcctcaACCCTCTCAAAGCCTTCTGCGTCTGCTGCAAG ATCTGGAACCATCCGGACGTTCTGTATGAAACCCTGCAGAAGGAGAACCTGGCTAATGAGCAGGACCTGGACCTGGACGACCTCAGCTCCTCCACGGCCCGCAGTGCCTCCAGGGCCAAGGCTGGCGACGCCGCCGCCCGCATCAACGCCACCACTCTGCCAGCACTCAACCCCATCCAGGAGAGGGCCAACCAGACCATCACCTACGAATGG gCGAAGGACATCATGACGAACTACCAGATGGGCGTCCTGGAGAACTCTGCCAAGATGCTGCTGCTCTTTCACCTCATCGAGGAGAGCGTCCGCGCTGGAGACAAGATCCTGGTGTTCAG CCAGAGTCTGTCTACCCTGACAGTCATAGAGGACTTCCTGTCCAAACGGCCGTTGCCTCACTGTGGTGCCGCCAACTACAACTACAGCCAGACGTGGGTCCGCAACCTGAACTACTACA GGCTGGACGGGAGCACATCAgcgtcggagagagagaggctgatcaACCACTTCAACGACCCTGACAACAGCTCGGCCTGGGTCTTCCTGTTGTCCACCAG ggcggGCTGTCTGGGGGTGAACCTGATCGGGGCGAACCGTGTGGTGGTGTTCGACGCCTCCTGGAACCCGTGCCACGACGCCCAGGCCGTGTGCCGTGTCTACCGCTACGGCCAGAAGAAACCCTGCCACATCTACCGGCTGGTGTGTGACTTCACCCTGGAGAAGAAGATCTACGACCGGCAGGTCTCCAAACAGGGCATGTCTG accggGTGGTGGATGACCTGAACCCCGTGCTGAACTTCACCCGTAAGGAGGTGGAGTCTCTGCTGCACTTTGTGGAGGAGGAGCCGGACCCAGCCGGCGCCAGCCTGGAGCCACCTGCTGGCACGGAGGCTGTCCTGCAGCAAGCCTGCCTGCTGTACCCACACCTCAtcaccaag CCACCGTTCCACCACGAGTCCCTGCTGGTGGACAGGAAGGAGATGAAGCTCACCAAAGCAGAGAAGAGAGCAGCCAAGAAGAGCTACGAGGATGAGAAGAGGGCGTCGGTGCCCTACTCCCGGCCCTCGTACGCCCACTACTACCCCACCAGCGATCAGCCCCTCACCAACATCCCCGCCTTCAGCCAGCGCAACTG GCGTCCGACAGGGCGGGGAGACAACAAGCCGGTGGCCAGTGTGCGTCCGGTCCAAGCCACGCCCGTCCCCATGATGCCCCGGCAGGTGCACGCTGGCTCCAGCTCCACCTTCCCCGTCAACTACCTGCAGAAGGCTGGCGTCTACGTGCAGAGGATCGTCACCaccactg ATATAGTGATCCCAGGAGCCAACAGCACCAGCGATGTCCAGGCTCGCATCGGAGCGGGGGAGAGCATCCACGTGATCAAGGGCTCCAAAG GTACGTACATCAGGACCAGTGACGGGAGGATCTTCGCCATCCGCTCAGGGAAGATCAGCCGGCCTGCGGATGGAGGATCAGCCTCTTCCAGAG ATTCCCAGGGTTCCCTGCTCCACTCCAACGGCTGCTCCTCCCCCGCTGAGCAGAGCCCCAACAGCGGGCAGCGGCCGTCCCCTCCGGACAGTCCTGAGATCCTAAGAGAGCTGGGCTGCTACCCCGTGCCCCCCGCCGACAGCAGCGCCACGGGAACCCACATCCCCTCTAATCCGGACCCTGCTCCCGCCAACGCAGCCACCGGAGACACGGGAGCCAACTCACGCCACGGCCAGATGCTGGACCTCAGACAGGGCCTGGatatcctcatcccccctctggACGTGCACGGCAGCAAACGCAAAGTGGCACCCATGGGCGAGAGAGGCGGCAAACGAGGCAAGCGTGGCTCTGCAGTGTCCCGGTACCCCGGCATGTCTCTGTCTGGGGGACTCAGCTACCCTCAGGCAGGGGGCCTGAACCCGGGCTCCCTGATGGGGGCCCTGGGGCACATGAGCCACCCGCTGCTCATGGGTGTTGGGGGTGCTGGGGCCGGCGGGGGGGATGCTGCAGGTGGGAGCAGCAGTGGCTCCTCCTACCTCCAGAACCCGGGACAAGCACTGTGTGACCTGCAGGCCATGTTCCCCACCGCAGAAACCAACTTCCTGGGCCCAGCCACAGGCAATGGACAcctgccctcatcctcctcctcagctttctcctccaccacaaccaccatGGCTTCTTTAcccccggcctcctcctcctcctccctccctccctacctcctcaaCCCCAGCATGGCCGGTCTCCTGTCCGGCTTTCCCCTCACCTACAGCCAGTCCCTGCTGTCCCAGCCCCGGATGTACCCAGGCTCCATGCACCTCCCCGGGGCTGGGATGCTGTCGTCAGCCACCCCCAGCTCCACAGTGTCCTCCTACCAGGCCCACTACCCCggctctccctccagcctgctgGGGGCAGCGCTGAGCCAGCCGGACTCCTACCCCCATGATCTCGCTGCCGCCGAGAACGGAGGTAGCAGCTCGGACGATGATGTCATAGAGGTGACGGGGCAGTAA
- the LOC134029668 gene encoding transmembrane reductase CYB561D2 isoform X1, whose translation MAKLSTSEPRVYGYVRVACGILTHLACVAFTALTAVVSRPGTSLFSWHPFFMTLAFSLLMTEAILVFSPSTSLIWKLPHKTKGRFHWLLQGLCATCATLGLAAICYNKHLNGKPHFHSWHGLLGVVTVCGVALQSLAALPLIYTSLARGWSLARLKRYHATCGLVVYLLGSASLFLGACSAWFTGSVVGHTWYLAALCPALCALAVMSQVTDAYMAKKHFQS comes from the exons ATGGCCAAGTTATCCACCTCAGAGCCTCGAGTCTACGGCTATGTGAGAGTCGCATGTGGAATATTGACTCATCTGGCGTGTGTTGCCTTCACGGCGTTAACTGCTGTGGTGTCACGACCAGGAACTA GTTTGTTCTCTTGGCATCCCTTCTTCATGACACTAGCC TTCTCACTGCTCATGACAGAGGCCATCCTcgtgttctctccctccacctctctcatctGGAAGCTTCCACACAAAACCAAGGGCCGCTTCCACTGGCTCCTGCAGGGGCTCTGTGCCACCTGTGCCACCCTGGGCTTGGCTGCCATCTGCTACAACAAGCACCTGAACGGCAAACCCCACTTCCACTCCTGGCACGGTCTGCTGGGTGTGGTGACGGTGTGCGGTGTGGCGCTGCAGTCCCTGGCTGCCCTGCCCCTCATCTACACCTCTCTGGCCAGGGGCTGGTCCCTCGCCAGACTCAAGAGGTACCACGCCACCTGTGGCCTGGTGGTTTACCTGTTGGGCAGCGCCAGCTTGTTCCTGGGCGCCTGTTCAGCGTGGTTCACAGGCTCCGTGGTGGGGCACACCTGGTACCTGGCCGCCCTGTGCCCCGCCCTCTGCGCCCTTGCCGTCATGAGCCAGGTGACCGATGCTTACATGGCCAAGAAACACTTCCAGTCCTGA